The following coding sequences lie in one Pseudomonas sp. SL4(2022) genomic window:
- a CDS encoding polysaccharide biosynthesis/export family protein has translation MKCSLVLLAAVLAAGCSAIKVNHLPGAEGLPLVGGDGVVPELEYLIRPGDDLEIKFFYTQELNEAIKVRPDGYITLQLIDELKVAGMTPKQLDAVLTDKYSKHLKDPSIAVIARSFKGFRAYVGGEVSVPQVVSLDGGMSVIQAIYRAGGTLPTANMESVILIRKGPNGEPIPYHLDLSDGAVEQSKVDLQVALSPSDVIYVPRSPIANANRWVQQYITDLVLFKGVQLGFGVSYVIEHDKDDND, from the coding sequence TTGAAATGCAGCCTTGTGTTGTTGGCTGCCGTATTGGCTGCAGGCTGCAGCGCGATCAAGGTCAATCACTTGCCGGGTGCTGAAGGCTTGCCTCTGGTTGGCGGTGATGGCGTTGTTCCCGAGCTCGAGTACCTGATCCGCCCTGGCGATGATCTGGAGATAAAGTTCTTCTACACCCAGGAGCTCAATGAAGCGATCAAAGTGCGCCCTGATGGCTACATCACGCTGCAATTGATTGATGAGCTCAAGGTCGCCGGCATGACGCCCAAGCAGCTGGATGCTGTGTTGACCGATAAGTACTCCAAGCACTTGAAAGATCCCTCTATTGCAGTGATCGCGAGATCTTTTAAAGGCTTTCGCGCTTATGTCGGTGGTGAGGTCTCTGTGCCTCAGGTGGTCTCACTGGACGGTGGGATGTCGGTTATTCAGGCCATCTACCGCGCTGGCGGTACGCTACCTACCGCCAATATGGAGTCGGTTATCCTGATTCGCAAAGGCCCCAACGGTGAGCCAATCCCTTATCACCTGGACCTCAGTGATGGAGCCGTCGAACAGAGCAAGGTCGACTTGCAGGTGGCGCTATCGCCTTCCGACGTGATCTATGTACCGCGCTCGCCCATTGCCAATGCCAATCGCTGGGTTCAGCAGTACATCACCGATCTGGTGTTGTTCAAGGGTGTCCAGCTGGGCTTTGGGGTGAGTTATGTGATCGAGCATGACAAGGACGACAATGACTGA
- a CDS encoding CpsD/CapB family tyrosine-protein kinase: protein MNAVNPQAVPQPLVGDGRLALPMQELMARVLREARQRQLSQLMIVGVARRVGATFIAQQAAEELAAAFGQVLVVEVRADVSDDEGLDGDLERLRIPGQAVARVSLSLNTCLRLFGLGGDDTQEVFGHLREQFALVLWDMPPPTVSPVSMVAANCMDGVVLVAHANRTRRQVARYVSQRLQESGGELLGVVLNRTLNFIPDWLYRWL from the coding sequence ATGAATGCAGTCAATCCTCAAGCAGTACCTCAACCTCTAGTGGGAGATGGCCGTCTGGCGTTGCCCATGCAGGAGCTAATGGCTCGGGTTCTGCGCGAGGCGCGCCAGCGCCAACTCAGTCAGCTGATGATTGTTGGTGTGGCACGTCGGGTCGGTGCCACGTTTATTGCCCAGCAGGCGGCTGAAGAGTTGGCGGCAGCCTTTGGTCAGGTACTGGTGGTGGAAGTGCGTGCTGACGTGAGTGATGACGAAGGTCTGGATGGCGACTTGGAGCGCTTGCGGATTCCGGGCCAGGCGGTCGCCAGAGTGAGCCTGTCGCTGAATACCTGCCTGCGCTTGTTCGGTCTCGGCGGTGACGATACGCAAGAGGTCTTCGGCCATTTGCGCGAGCAATTTGCCCTGGTGTTGTGGGACATGCCTCCGCCGACGGTTTCTCCCGTATCGATGGTGGCCGCCAACTGTATGGATGGCGTCGTGCTGGTGGCTCATGCCAACAGAACCCGTCGCCAGGTCGCGCGCTATGTCAGCCAGCGCTTGCAGGAAAGCGGTGGTGAGCTGCTTGGGGTGGTGCTCAATCGGACTCTCAATTTTATTCCGGATTGGCTGTATCGCTGGTTATAG
- a CDS encoding acyltransferase family protein, protein MTAIFREFASVYSKALAKPVVHAGELLSVQRLRGVAVLMVLLVHVEDIARKLPGWADFHSAYALNIGYSAPDMFFVISGFIMTYITFTTPFKPRRWLISRFIRIFPMYFFFTSLVVALWLFNPAMTMGSGEHDWWSVAQSLLMLPQADLPILFVGWTIEHELVFYATVFLVARFLTYNWLASVLVLMSVLAFAKWLLREYSGVDFWDFHILSLYIAQFAMGACIYRFWSTSDYSGWLLPCVLGVVLVAAAAVAADSGTINREQPLRVLLFGGAYAMFLLALLNREKRIRASGRMPSVRDGLVRAGDASYSIYLSHPFVLACFGKLFPYLELSQPLGWLVVLGAGLATLLVGQLTHVFIEKPIIEVGKRLSRG, encoded by the coding sequence ATGACGGCCATTTTCCGAGAGTTCGCCAGCGTCTATAGCAAGGCATTGGCCAAGCCGGTTGTGCATGCTGGCGAACTGTTGAGTGTGCAGCGCCTGCGCGGTGTGGCGGTGCTTATGGTGCTGCTGGTGCATGTTGAGGACATTGCCCGCAAGCTGCCTGGCTGGGCCGACTTTCATAGTGCCTACGCGCTCAATATCGGCTATTCGGCCCCGGATATGTTTTTCGTGATCAGCGGCTTCATCATGACTTACATAACCTTCACCACCCCTTTCAAGCCGCGCCGTTGGCTGATCAGCCGGTTTATCCGGATTTTTCCGATGTATTTCTTCTTCACCAGCCTGGTGGTCGCCTTATGGTTATTCAATCCGGCGATGACCATGGGCTCTGGCGAGCATGACTGGTGGTCAGTTGCCCAGTCATTGTTGATGTTGCCGCAAGCGGATCTGCCGATTCTTTTTGTCGGCTGGACTATTGAGCATGAGTTGGTGTTCTACGCCACGGTTTTTCTGGTAGCGCGCTTTCTGACATACAACTGGCTTGCCTCGGTGCTGGTGCTGATGTCGGTGCTGGCTTTTGCTAAGTGGTTACTGCGTGAGTATTCGGGCGTGGATTTCTGGGATTTCCACATCCTGTCGCTGTATATCGCACAGTTCGCGATGGGTGCCTGTATCTACCGCTTCTGGTCGACCAGCGACTATTCGGGCTGGCTACTACCTTGCGTGCTCGGCGTGGTGCTGGTGGCGGCCGCTGCTGTGGCTGCTGACTCGGGCACCATCAATCGCGAGCAGCCGCTACGGGTGCTGTTGTTCGGTGGTGCCTACGCAATGTTCCTGCTGGCATTACTCAATCGTGAAAAGCGTATCCGTGCCTCGGGGCGCATGCCGAGTGTGCGTGATGGTTTGGTGCGTGCTGGCGACGCGTCGTATTCGATCTACCTTTCTCATCCTTTCGTGCTGGCATGTTTTGGCAAGCTCTTCCCCTATCTGGAATTGAGTCAGCCATTGGGCTGGCTGGTCGTTCTGGGTGCAGGGCTGGCGACACTGCTGGTTGGTCAACTCACCCACGTATTTATCGAGAAACCCATCATAGAGGTGGGTAAACGGCTGTCGCGCGGTTAG